From the genome of Desulfobaculum xiamenense, one region includes:
- the ftsW gene encoding putative lipid II flippase FtsW, giving the protein MNATPTTDRPDQTHERSAGQRFDYVLLCAALMLLCTGMVMVMSASGVMASRQWGDPYMFFRRQALFTVAGLGIMTLCYFVSRRAFYALTYLWLVGAALLIVLTLTPLGVEAGGARRWLRLGGFSLQPLEFAKIGLVFYLAYFFSHKQEQVKTFSVGFLPPVMITGMLCGLLLLQPDFGGAVFLCGILFLMSLVGGTSLVYLGSSVILGGGCAWLLISQEPYRIKRWTAFLHPFENAQDSGYQLVQSLYAFGSGGWTGAGLGAGKQKLLFLPEAHNDFIMAVVGEELGFIGVSLVFLVMGTLLWRGFVVALSQENIQDRYTALGMVLVIAMGAVMNMAVVLGAAPPKGVPMPFLSYGGSSLFVSCFCVGMLLNLSRRRAG; this is encoded by the coding sequence GTGAACGCGACCCCCACGACGGACAGGCCCGATCAGACGCATGAACGCTCGGCCGGACAGCGCTTCGACTATGTGCTGCTGTGCGCCGCGCTCATGCTCCTGTGCACGGGCATGGTCATGGTCATGAGCGCCTCAGGCGTCATGGCCAGCCGCCAGTGGGGGGATCCGTACATGTTCTTCCGCAGACAGGCGCTGTTCACCGTGGCGGGCCTCGGCATCATGACGCTGTGCTACTTCGTCTCGCGCCGGGCCTTCTACGCGCTGACCTACCTGTGGCTGGTCGGGGCAGCGCTACTCATCGTGCTAACCCTCACGCCGCTTGGCGTGGAGGCGGGCGGTGCGCGGCGCTGGCTGCGCCTTGGCGGCTTTTCCCTGCAACCGCTGGAATTCGCCAAGATTGGGCTGGTCTTCTACCTCGCCTACTTCTTCAGCCACAAGCAGGAACAGGTGAAGACCTTCAGCGTGGGCTTCCTGCCGCCGGTGATGATCACCGGAATGCTGTGCGGACTGCTGCTGCTCCAGCCGGATTTCGGCGGCGCGGTGTTCCTGTGCGGAATTCTTTTTCTCATGAGTCTTGTGGGCGGGACGAGCCTCGTGTACCTCGGTTCTTCCGTGATTCTCGGCGGTGGGTGCGCGTGGCTGCTCATCTCGCAGGAGCCGTACCGCATCAAGCGCTGGACGGCGTTTCTGCACCCCTTCGAGAACGCGCAGGACTCGGGCTACCAGCTCGTTCAGTCGCTCTATGCCTTCGGCTCCGGCGGCTGGACCGGCGCGGGCCTTGGCGCGGGCAAGCAGAAGCTGCTGTTTTTGCCCGAGGCGCATAACGATTTCATCATGGCCGTGGTGGGTGAGGAATTGGGTTTCATCGGCGTTTCTCTCGTCTTTCTCGTCATGGGAACGCTCCTGTGGCGCGGTTTCGTCGTGGCGCTCTCGCAGGAGAACATCCAGGACCGCTACACGGCCCTCGGCATGGTCCTCGTCATCGCCATGGGCGCGGTGATGAACATGGCCGTCGTGCTCGGCGCGGCACCGCCCAAGGGCGTGCCCATGCCGTTTCTGAGCTACGGCGGATCGAGCCTTTTCGTGTCCTGCTTCTGCGTGGGCATGCTGCTCAACCTCTCCCGTAGGAGGGCCGGATGA
- the murG gene encoding undecaprenyldiphospho-muramoylpentapeptide beta-N-acetylglucosaminyltransferase yields the protein MKRVILTTGGTGGHIFPALAVAEELKRRHPDIRILFVGGRYGREADFAAEAGLEFVGLPVRGVLGRGLKAVSALFGMARAVVQAIGIIGSFAPDAVVGFGGYASFAPVLAARLRGVPCAVHEQNSVPGASNRLLAKLAKRVFLSFPDTHKAFSAAKCILTGNPVRDLIRKMADEPFVQRTTRHLLVVGGSLGARALNDAVIANISGLRDAGFELRHQTGEADLARVKTAYTNAGVDTETSVAPFIRDMKDAYRWADIVLCRSGATTVAELAVAGKPSVLVPFPYATHDHQTVNARFLADSGAAIIVPQAELAGKDLTQLITDILSEPGRLARMADAARALGAPNAAAKLAEGIENMTNA from the coding sequence ATGAAGCGCGTCATCCTGACCACCGGCGGCACGGGCGGACACATCTTTCCGGCGCTGGCCGTCGCCGAGGAGCTCAAGCGGCGGCATCCCGACATCCGCATCCTGTTCGTGGGCGGACGCTACGGACGCGAAGCCGATTTCGCGGCCGAGGCGGGGCTCGAATTCGTCGGCCTGCCGGTGCGCGGCGTGCTGGGGCGCGGCCTCAAGGCCGTCTCCGCCCTGTTCGGCATGGCGCGGGCCGTGGTTCAGGCAATTGGCATCATTGGCTCCTTCGCTCCGGACGCGGTGGTCGGCTTCGGCGGCTACGCCAGCTTCGCCCCGGTTCTCGCCGCGCGGCTACGTGGAGTTCCCTGCGCCGTGCATGAGCAGAACAGCGTACCCGGCGCGTCCAACCGCCTGCTGGCCAAACTCGCCAAGCGCGTATTTTTGAGTTTTCCGGACACGCACAAGGCCTTTAGCGCCGCGAAATGCATCCTGACCGGCAACCCCGTGCGCGACCTCATCCGCAAGATGGCGGACGAGCCTTTCGTCCAGCGCACCACGCGCCACCTGCTGGTGGTGGGGGGCAGCCTCGGCGCACGCGCCCTGAACGACGCGGTCATCGCCAATATTTCCGGCCTGCGCGATGCGGGCTTTGAACTGCGCCACCAGACCGGCGAGGCGGACCTCGCCCGCGTGAAGACGGCCTACACCAACGCTGGCGTGGACACCGAGACCAGCGTGGCCCCCTTCATCCGCGACATGAAGGACGCCTACCGCTGGGCGGACATCGTTTTGTGCCGCTCCGGCGCGACCACGGTGGCCGAGCTGGCCGTGGCGGGCAAGCCCTCGGTGCTGGTGCCCTTCCCCTACGCCACGCACGACCACCAGACCGTGAACGCGCGCTTCCTCGCCGACAGCGGCGCGGCGATCATTGTGCCGCAGGCGGAATTGGCGGGAAAGGACCTCACGCAGCTCATCACGGACATTCTTTCGGAGCCGGGACGACTGGCGCGCATGGCCGACGCCGCGCGCGCACTCGGCGCACCGAATGCCGCCGCCAAACTGGCGGAAGGCATCGAGAACATGACGAACGCATAA
- the murC gene encoding UDP-N-acetylmuramate--L-alanine ligase: MKNKIKKIHMVGIGGSGMNGIAEVLINMGYEVSGSDLGESSVTRRLTRLGATVFKGHATENLGDADVLVKSTAVGEDNPEVIEARRRGIAVIPRAEMLAELMRLRQGIAVAGTHGKTTTTSLLATIFTEAKLDPTVIIGGRLNTFGSNALLGEGEYLIAEADESDGSFLCLAPIVTVVTNVDMDHLDFYPNMDAIRDTFVAFMNNVPFYGLNVVCGDHPVIREILPRVKRPVMTYGLGEDCQLRAVIRECDAESCFDVYFNDEFWGAVILGQPGRHNVLNALGAIGVSIEAGLPKEAIISGLANFGGVGRRFERKGERDGVLVIDDYGHHPTEIMATLETARQCYPDRRLVVAFQPHRFTRTQALFGDFCKAFGAVDTLLLTEIYPASEKPIPGVSGQSLAQGIRQVTDTEVNFYDDFEAMTAALPDVLHPGDVFMTLGAGNIWQVGMSWLGESEA; encoded by the coding sequence ATGAAGAACAAGATCAAGAAGATACACATGGTAGGCATCGGCGGCTCCGGCATGAACGGCATCGCCGAAGTGCTCATCAACATGGGCTACGAAGTCAGCGGTTCCGACCTCGGCGAAAGCTCCGTGACCCGCCGCCTCACCCGTCTGGGTGCGACGGTGTTCAAGGGCCACGCCACCGAGAACCTCGGCGACGCCGACGTGCTGGTGAAGTCCACCGCCGTGGGCGAGGACAACCCCGAGGTCATCGAGGCCCGCCGCCGCGGCATCGCCGTTATCCCCCGCGCTGAGATGCTGGCCGAACTGATGCGCCTGCGTCAGGGCATCGCCGTGGCGGGAACCCACGGCAAGACGACCACCACCTCGCTTTTGGCCACCATCTTCACCGAGGCAAAGCTCGACCCCACCGTCATCATCGGCGGCCGCCTGAACACCTTCGGTTCCAACGCGCTTCTTGGCGAGGGCGAATACCTCATCGCCGAGGCCGACGAGTCCGACGGCTCGTTCTTGTGCCTCGCGCCCATCGTCACCGTGGTCACCAACGTGGACATGGACCATCTGGACTTCTACCCGAACATGGACGCCATCCGCGACACCTTCGTGGCCTTCATGAACAACGTGCCGTTCTACGGCCTGAACGTCGTCTGCGGCGACCACCCCGTCATCCGCGAGATTCTTCCCCGCGTGAAGCGCCCGGTGATGACCTACGGCCTCGGCGAGGACTGCCAGCTTCGCGCGGTCATCCGCGAGTGCGACGCCGAAAGCTGCTTCGACGTGTACTTCAACGACGAATTCTGGGGCGCGGTGATCCTCGGCCAGCCCGGCCGCCACAACGTGCTCAACGCCCTCGGCGCCATCGGCGTGTCCATCGAGGCTGGCCTGCCCAAGGAGGCCATCATCAGCGGACTAGCCAACTTCGGCGGCGTGGGACGGCGCTTCGAGCGCAAGGGCGAGCGCGACGGCGTGCTGGTCATCGACGACTACGGCCACCATCCCACCGAGATCATGGCCACCCTCGAAACCGCCCGCCAGTGCTACCCGGACCGCAGGCTCGTGGTGGCCTTCCAGCCCCACCGCTTCACCCGCACGCAGGCGCTTTTCGGCGACTTCTGCAAGGCCTTCGGCGCGGTGGACACCCTGCTGCTGACGGAAATCTACCCGGCCAGCGAGAAGCCCATCCCCGGCGTGAGCGGACAGAGCCTCGCACAGGGCATCCGGCAGGTCACGGATACGGAAGTGAACTTCTATGACGATTTCGAGGCCATGACCGCCGCGCTGCCCGACGTGCTGCATCCCGGCGACGTGTTCATGACCCTCGGCGCAGGCAACATCTGGCAGGTCGGCATGAGCTGGCTCGGCGAAAGCGAAGCCTAA
- the murB gene encoding UDP-N-acetylmuramate dehydrogenase has translation MSELTTLRLGGTAIAEVHVEDVRDLDALPGMLSTLGGTPLMLGRGSNLLARDGELPLTLVRVPEPAKPEIVSVSGERTTVRADAGMGLPALLSWLAGKGLSGMEGLTGIPGCVGGAVAMNAGSYGTDMRAVMRRVLLFSPQCGLRWADLEDVITGYRHFAPRTEDHWFLVLAVEVDVVEATREAIKARMTEIMNTKRSTQPLDAWSAGCVFKNPAGESAGRLLDRSGFRGRHLGGMAFSEVHANFLINTGGGTSAQALELIAEAQATVAADHGVNLELEVKVIP, from the coding sequence ATGAGCGAGCTGACCACGCTGCGGCTCGGCGGCACGGCAATCGCCGAAGTGCACGTCGAGGACGTGCGTGATCTCGACGCGCTGCCGGGGATGCTTTCCACCCTCGGCGGTACGCCCCTCATGCTCGGCCGTGGGTCCAACCTGCTGGCCCGCGATGGCGAACTCCCGCTGACGCTGGTGCGCGTCCCCGAACCCGCAAAGCCCGAGATCGTCAGCGTATCCGGCGAGCGGACCACCGTGCGCGCGGATGCGGGCATGGGCCTGCCCGCCCTGCTCTCGTGGCTGGCTGGCAAGGGCCTTTCCGGCATGGAAGGCCTGACGGGCATCCCCGGTTGCGTCGGCGGAGCCGTGGCCATGAACGCCGGTTCCTACGGCACGGACATGCGCGCCGTCATGCGCCGGGTGCTGCTGTTCTCGCCGCAGTGCGGGCTTCGCTGGGCGGACCTCGAAGACGTCATCACCGGCTACCGGCATTTTGCCCCGCGCACCGAGGACCATTGGTTCCTCGTGTTGGCCGTGGAGGTTGACGTCGTCGAGGCAACGCGCGAAGCCATCAAGGCGCGCATGACTGAAATCATGAACACAAAGCGCTCCACCCAGCCCCTCGACGCATGGAGCGCAGGATGCGTGTTCAAGAATCCGGCGGGCGAATCAGCAGGGCGGCTGCTTGACCGCTCCGGTTTTCGCGGCAGACATCTCGGCGGCATGGCGTTCTCCGAGGTGCACGCCAACTTTCTGATCAATACCGGCGGTGGCACCAGCGCACAGGCGCTGGAACTCATCGCCGAGGCTCAGGCGACCGTCGCCGCCGATCACGGCGTGAACCTTGAGCTGGAAGTGAAGGTCATCCCATGA
- a CDS encoding cell division protein FtsQ/DivIB, with product MTLLRPGGKGRVAARSGNRFKARRETVIRPGRALVWLLVMVVVAVLLATVSLGLLVGFRWLTVSPHFALRDIVVTGCQRLTPDEVIEISGARLGQNVLELKISDIEERLTANPWTEIVMVRRVPPSELQITIRERRPAYWMRTAEGLAYVDEAGMVIDRVGPDRLISLPLLDTDDGGEPMGPELTALIAGIAESGMPVDPAKASLIRLGGRSVKLVFDEPALTLVVERDGWERNIHRLGLVWNDLVRRGEADRVRGIRIVGGKVFVKA from the coding sequence ATGACCCTGCTGCGCCCCGGCGGCAAGGGGCGCGTGGCCGCACGAAGCGGCAACCGCTTCAAGGCGCGGCGGGAAACGGTGATCAGGCCCGGACGGGCGCTGGTCTGGCTCCTTGTCATGGTCGTCGTCGCGGTGCTCCTGGCCACGGTGAGCCTCGGTCTGCTGGTGGGTTTCCGCTGGCTGACCGTCAGCCCCCACTTCGCCCTGCGAGACATCGTGGTCACCGGCTGTCAGCGGCTCACGCCCGACGAGGTCATCGAAATCTCCGGCGCGCGGCTGGGGCAGAACGTCCTCGAACTGAAGATTTCGGACATCGAGGAACGGCTGACCGCGAACCCGTGGACGGAGATTGTCATGGTGCGCCGCGTACCGCCAAGCGAGCTCCAGATCACCATCCGCGAGCGACGCCCGGCCTACTGGATGCGCACCGCCGAAGGGCTGGCCTATGTGGACGAGGCAGGAATGGTCATCGACCGGGTCGGACCGGACAGGCTGATTTCGCTGCCGCTTCTGGACACGGATGACGGCGGCGAACCCATGGGACCGGAACTGACCGCGCTCATCGCGGGCATCGCCGAAAGCGGCATGCCCGTCGATCCGGCGAAGGCCAGCCTGATACGGCTCGGCGGACGATCGGTGAAACTTGTTTTCGATGAGCCTGCGCTCACGCTCGTCGTGGAGCGCGACGGCTGGGAGAGGAATATTCACAGGCTGGGCCTGGTCTGGAACGACCTTGTCCGGCGCGGCGAAGCGGACCGCGTACGCGGAATACGGATCGTCGGCGGCAAGGTCTTCGTAAAGGCCTAA
- the ftsA gene encoding cell division protein FtsA, with amino-acid sequence MAKSELIVGLDIGTTKICAVVGELTADGVDVVGIGTSPSTGLRKGVVVNIEQTVQSIKKALEEAELMAGCDIRSVYAGIAGSHIKGFNSHGVIAVKGGEVAQRDVERVIDAAKAVAIPLDREVIHILPQQFIVDDQHGIHDPLGMAGVRLEVKVHIVTGAVTSAQNIVRSCHRSGLDVADIVLEALASAKAVLTPEEREIGVALVDLGGGTTDLAIFSEDSIKHTSVLPIGGQNLTNDIAFGLRTPMAAAEQIKTRYGCALAELVAGDEFIEVPSVGDRDPRRLNRRVLADICEPRIEEMLMLVDQELTRSGFKGKLGAGVVLTGGTALIEGMQDLGEQIFNMPTRIGYPREIGGLHDVVNSPMYATATGLLLFGAEKEGAEQSFRIRDEGMFNRILGKMRKWFIDVK; translated from the coding sequence ATGGCCAAGTCTGAACTCATAGTCGGTCTGGATATCGGTACCACGAAGATATGCGCGGTGGTCGGCGAGCTGACCGCCGACGGCGTGGATGTCGTCGGTATCGGCACCAGCCCGTCCACGGGGCTGCGCAAGGGCGTGGTCGTCAACATCGAGCAGACCGTGCAGTCCATCAAGAAGGCCCTCGAAGAGGCCGAACTGATGGCTGGCTGCGACATCCGCTCGGTCTACGCGGGCATTGCCGGTAGCCACATCAAGGGCTTCAACAGCCATGGCGTCATCGCCGTCAAGGGCGGCGAGGTGGCTCAGCGCGACGTGGAACGCGTCATCGACGCGGCCAAGGCCGTCGCCATCCCGCTCGACCGCGAGGTCATCCACATCCTGCCGCAGCAGTTCATCGTGGACGACCAGCACGGCATCCACGATCCGCTGGGCATGGCTGGCGTTCGCCTCGAAGTGAAGGTGCACATCGTCACCGGCGCGGTGACTTCCGCCCAGAACATCGTGCGCTCGTGCCACCGCTCCGGGCTTGACGTGGCAGACATCGTGCTTGAGGCGCTGGCCTCGGCCAAGGCCGTGCTCACCCCCGAGGAGCGCGAAATCGGCGTGGCCCTCGTGGACCTCGGCGGCGGAACCACCGATCTGGCCATCTTCTCCGAGGATTCCATCAAGCACACCTCGGTGCTGCCCATCGGCGGACAGAACCTGACCAACGACATCGCCTTCGGCCTGCGCACGCCCATGGCCGCCGCCGAGCAGATCAAAACCCGCTACGGCTGCGCGCTGGCGGAGCTTGTCGCCGGCGACGAGTTCATCGAGGTGCCGAGCGTGGGCGACCGCGATCCCCGCCGCCTGAACCGCCGCGTGCTGGCGGACATCTGCGAGCCGCGCATCGAGGAGATGCTCATGCTCGTGGATCAGGAACTCACCCGCTCCGGCTTCAAGGGCAAGCTCGGCGCGGGCGTGGTGCTCACCGGCGGCACGGCCCTCATCGAGGGCATGCAGGACCTCGGCGAACAGATTTTCAACATGCCCACCCGCATCGGCTATCCGCGAGAGATAGGCGGGTTGCATGACGTGGTGAACAGCCCCATGTACGCCACGGCTACAGGTCTTCTGCTCTTCGGCGCTGAAAAGGAGGGTGCGGAACAGAGCTTCCGCATTCGCGACGAAGGCATGTTCAACCGCATCCTCGGAAAGATGCGCAAGTGGTTCATCGACGTGAAGTAG
- the ftsZ gene encoding cell division protein FtsZ — protein MDYLELENEKSAKIKVVGAGGGGGNAINNMINSALKGVTFIAANTDVQALNKSRAELKIQLGEKLTKGLGAGADPEVGREAAVESIDVIREHLNGADMVFVTAGMGGGTGTGAAPIIAQVAKEMGALTVGVVTKPFYFEGKRRLESAERGIKNLSDNVDSLITIPNDKLLSLASKKATFLDMLKKADEVLYYAVKGISDLIMIPGLINLDFADVKAVMSESGLAMMGTGIARGESRAREAAMKAITSPLLEDVSIDGARGVLMNITCGPDLAIDEVAEAASTISEAAHEDARIYFGTVFEQEGTDEMRITVIATGIETPQQMPIVGGKDALAMLKNMQGGSAKDMRGKTGTVSAPPKTSTMHHETQLPLNDERLSRVADFVGSDSDIQTPAYLRRGKRGQGGTNPQIGSHGQEDFVFDEDDFETPAFLRAQAD, from the coding sequence ATGGATTACCTCGAACTCGAAAACGAAAAGTCGGCCAAAATCAAGGTCGTCGGCGCTGGTGGCGGTGGCGGTAACGCCATCAACAACATGATCAACTCCGCGCTCAAGGGCGTCACCTTCATCGCCGCGAACACGGACGTGCAGGCCCTCAACAAGTCGCGCGCCGAGCTCAAGATCCAGCTCGGCGAGAAGCTGACCAAGGGCCTCGGTGCCGGCGCGGACCCCGAGGTGGGCCGTGAGGCCGCCGTGGAAAGCATCGACGTCATCCGCGAGCACCTCAACGGCGCGGACATGGTCTTCGTGACCGCCGGAATGGGCGGCGGAACCGGAACCGGTGCCGCTCCCATCATCGCGCAGGTCGCCAAGGAAATGGGCGCGCTCACCGTGGGCGTGGTCACCAAGCCCTTCTATTTCGAAGGCAAGCGCCGGCTCGAAAGCGCCGAGCGCGGCATCAAGAACCTCTCGGACAACGTGGACAGCCTCATCACCATCCCGAATGACAAGCTGCTCTCGCTGGCGTCCAAGAAGGCCACCTTCCTCGACATGCTCAAGAAGGCGGATGAGGTTCTCTACTACGCGGTCAAGGGTATTTCCGACCTCATCATGATCCCCGGCCTCATCAACCTCGACTTCGCGGACGTGAAGGCCGTGATGAGCGAATCCGGACTGGCCATGATGGGCACCGGCATCGCGCGCGGCGAATCCCGCGCCCGCGAGGCCGCCATGAAGGCCATCACCAGCCCGCTTCTGGAAGACGTCTCCATCGACGGCGCGCGCGGCGTGCTCATGAACATCACCTGCGGACCGGACCTCGCCATCGACGAGGTGGCCGAGGCGGCAAGCACCATCTCCGAAGCTGCCCACGAGGACGCACGCATCTACTTCGGCACCGTCTTCGAGCAGGAAGGCACCGACGAGATGCGCATCACCGTCATCGCCACCGGCATCGAGACCCCGCAGCAGATGCCCATCGTCGGCGGCAAGGACGCGCTGGCCATGCTCAAGAACATGCAGGGCGGCTCCGCCAAGGACATGCGCGGCAAGACCGGCACCGTCTCTGCCCCGCCCAAGACGTCCACCATGCATCACGAGACGCAGCTCCCCCTCAACGACGAGCGTCTCTCCCGCGTCGCGGACTTCGTCGGAAGCGACTCCGACATCCAGACCCCCGCCTACCTGCGCCGCGGCAAACGCGGACAGGGCGGCACCAACCCGCAGATTGGCTCCCACGGACAGGAGGATTTCGTCTTCGACGAAGATGACTTCGAAACCCCCGCATTCCTGAGAGCTCAGGCCGACTAG
- a CDS encoding peptidoglycan DD-metalloendopeptidase family protein gives MNQNRTPRSNTFTGTGPLNRKRILAAALLGCAACIVIASVVLRGGSPSGDDASAPADSAPGCVAQTDSSSAPEAPAAPLHVRETIDGVVDSGQTASELLEQWLSPQEIHDLAAACRKPYALSQMRVGQPYAIHTLDGAFERFEYEIDAEDKLIVTRDDNGFNAACEAIPYEIRTAVVGGEIESSLFEAVDKSGESAALAVRLADIFAWDVDFIRDIRSGDSFRALVEKRYRDGEFSGYGRVTAAEFVNQGERYRGYLFADNEGVETYYDEKGNSLRKAFLKAPLAFRRISSGFSMSRLHPILKIRRPHPGIDYAAPKGTPIKAVGDGVIIGKGWDKGGGNYIKIRHNSVYETTYMHMCRFAKGMQKNIRVRQGQVIGYVGATGYATGPHLDFRMKRNGSFVNPRTLKFPSAAPVPTDRMQFFRETIAPLAAQLDGVEPMQAAAPGTQTSAVN, from the coding sequence TTGAACCAGAATCGGACCCCTCGCAGCAACACGTTCACCGGAACCGGCCCCCTCAACCGCAAGCGCATCCTCGCTGCCGCCCTCCTCGGCTGCGCGGCCTGCATCGTCATCGCCTCTGTCGTCCTGCGCGGCGGCTCCCCCTCCGGCGACGACGCCTCCGCCCCTGCCGATTCCGCCCCCGGCTGCGTTGCGCAGACCGATTCCTCAAGCGCTCCTGAAGCGCCTGCCGCCCCCCTCCACGTCCGCGAAACCATCGACGGTGTCGTGGACAGCGGTCAGACCGCCTCGGAACTCCTTGAACAGTGGCTCTCCCCGCAGGAAATCCACGACCTCGCCGCAGCGTGCCGCAAGCCCTACGCCCTCTCCCAGATGCGCGTCGGCCAGCCCTACGCCATCCACACGCTCGACGGCGCATTCGAGCGCTTCGAATACGAAATCGACGCCGAGGACAAGCTCATCGTCACCCGCGACGACAACGGCTTCAACGCCGCCTGCGAGGCCATCCCCTACGAGATTCGCACCGCCGTCGTCGGCGGAGAGATCGAGTCCTCCCTCTTCGAGGCCGTGGACAAATCAGGCGAAAGTGCCGCTCTCGCCGTGCGTCTCGCCGACATCTTCGCGTGGGACGTGGACTTCATCCGCGACATCCGCTCCGGTGACTCCTTCCGCGCCCTCGTCGAAAAACGCTACCGCGATGGCGAATTCTCCGGCTACGGACGCGTGACCGCCGCCGAGTTCGTCAATCAGGGCGAGCGCTACCGGGGCTACCTCTTCGCAGACAACGAAGGCGTCGAAACCTACTACGACGAGAAAGGCAATTCCCTGCGCAAGGCCTTCCTCAAGGCCCCCCTCGCCTTCCGGCGCATCTCCTCCGGCTTCTCCATGAGCCGACTGCACCCCATCCTCAAGATCCGTCGCCCCCACCCCGGCATCGACTACGCCGCGCCCAAGGGAACCCCCATCAAGGCCGTGGGCGACGGCGTCATCATCGGCAAGGGCTGGGACAAGGGCGGCGGCAACTACATCAAGATTCGCCACAACAGCGTCTACGAGACCACCTACATGCACATGTGCCGCTTCGCCAAAGGCATGCAGAAGAACATCCGCGTCCGACAGGGACAGGTCATCGGCTACGTGGGCGCCACGGGCTACGCCACCGGCCCGCACCTCGACTTCCGCATGAAGCGCAACGGCAGCTTCGTGAACCCCCGTACCCTCAAGTTCCCGTCCGCCGCGCCAGTGCCCACGGACAGGATGCAATTCTTCCGCGAAACCATCGCGCCCCTCGCGGCACAGCTCGACGGTGTCGAACCCATGCAGGCCGCCGCACCCGGCACCCAGACGAGCGCCGTCAACTAG
- a CDS encoding cation:proton antiporter encodes MPSEAIFLITLGVLFLIGLVTHYIGQHTFVPRVSALLLFGFTLGPFGFDIMPNLGESWFPRVADMALVMVGFMLGSSMNRDALILCGRRVLSFSLSVAIASSLIVCLGLYLIGVPLHLALLLGGIASATDPAATADVVRESHAGGPFSQTLLGIVAVDDAWGLIIFSLMLAAAQVVVGAGGPLAVCLHGLWEIGGALLIGVLIGVPMSYLTGRIQPGEPTLVEVLGLLFLCQGIALYLHVSYLLAAMTMGAVVSNVARHHKRPFHAIENIQWPLLVLFFIFAGASVRMEGNGGIIGVTAAYCALRVLGRLVGALVGGWLCRAQRHFSLLMSMALMPQAGVALGMALVGAMAFSMEHFMLPVVVAATVVFEIVGPMLTRIALKRMGESGVDNADRS; translated from the coding sequence ATGCCGTCCGAGGCCATTTTTCTGATCACGCTTGGCGTGCTGTTCCTCATCGGACTCGTGACCCATTACATCGGGCAGCACACCTTCGTGCCCCGTGTTTCCGCGCTGCTGCTTTTCGGCTTTACCCTCGGACCGTTCGGCTTCGACATCATGCCGAACCTTGGCGAAAGCTGGTTCCCCCGCGTGGCGGACATGGCGCTGGTCATGGTTGGTTTCATGCTTGGCAGTTCCATGAATCGCGATGCGCTGATTCTCTGCGGGCGTCGCGTTCTGAGCTTCTCTCTGTCCGTCGCCATCGCCTCGTCCCTTATCGTCTGCCTCGGGCTGTATCTGATAGGGGTGCCTCTGCATCTTGCCCTGCTGCTTGGGGGCATCGCCAGTGCAACGGACCCGGCGGCCACGGCGGACGTGGTTCGCGAGTCCCACGCTGGTGGACCGTTCTCGCAGACGCTGCTCGGCATTGTCGCCGTCGACGACGCATGGGGGCTCATCATCTTCAGCCTGATGCTTGCCGCCGCGCAAGTCGTGGTGGGGGCCGGAGGACCGCTGGCCGTCTGTCTTCATGGGCTTTGGGAGATCGGTGGGGCCTTGCTCATCGGCGTGTTGATCGGCGTGCCCATGAGTTACCTGACGGGGCGCATTCAGCCCGGCGAGCCAACCCTCGTGGAGGTGTTGGGGCTACTGTTCCTCTGTCAGGGCATCGCCTTGTATCTGCATGTTTCCTATCTGCTTGCCGCCATGACCATGGGGGCTGTCGTGTCGAACGTGGCCCGGCATCACAAGCGCCCGTTCCATGCCATCGAGAATATCCAGTGGCCGCTTTTGGTCCTCTTCTTCATCTTTGCGGGGGCTTCGGTCCGCATGGAGGGGAACGGCGGCATCATCGGCGTCACCGCTGCCTATTGCGCATTGCGTGTGCTGGGGCGTTTGGTCGGAGCGTTGGTCGGGGGATGGCTCTGCCGCGCACAGCGGCATTTTTCCCTATTGATGAGCATGGCGCTCATGCCGCAGGCCGGGGTGGCACTCGGAATGGCGCTGGTCGGCGCAATGGCCTTTTCCATGGAGCATTTCATGCTTCCCGTCGTGGTCGCGGCGACAGTGGTCTTCGAGATAGTCGGGCCTATGCTTACGCGGATAGCCTTGAAACGGATGGGGGAAAGCGGGGTGGACAACGCAGACCGCTCATGA